TCCGTTTCGTGCTTGCTCCACCGGTCGTAAAGGCTGACGACCTGGTTGACGTCCGTGCGGAAAAGCGTGCCGTGAGCGGGAAAGATGGCTTTGATGTCCAGTGAGGAAAGTTTTTTCAGGGCCGTCTGCACCATGCTGGAGTAACGGGCGACGATGGTGGCGTAATAGCGGAGCATCTCCCCCTCCCAGCGGTCCCGGGATCTTTCGTCGTCGAAGAGGCTGCCTTCATGAGCGCCGTAGCCGCCGAAGGCGTCGTTGGAGAAGAGGGTTTTCGTGGTCGTGTCGAAGGTCACCATGCTTTCCGGCCAGTGGACCATGGGAATGGGATGAAAGGAAAGGACATGTCCGCCAATGTCCAGGGTCTCTTCTTCCCGGATTTCGATGGTGTCGCTTTCTATTCGGTGGAACACTTTCAGCAGCGACAGAGTTTTCGCGTTGCCGATGAGCTGAAGATTGGGATAGCGGCGTTTCAGCGGCTGAATGACGCCTGCGTGGTCGGGTTCCATATGGTTGACGACGAGATAATCCAGAGGACGGTCTCCCAGGACCTGTTCAACCTTGCCCAGATAATCGTCGTCGCAGATTCCTTTTACCGTGTCTATGGCAAGTGTTTTTTC
The Synergistaceae bacterium genome window above contains:
- a CDS encoding FprA family A-type flavoprotein yields the protein MHKPISVTKDTWWVGVNDHETDLFESLWALPQGVAYNAYIIEGKEKTLAIDTVKGICDDDYLGKVEQVLGDRPLDYLVVNHMEPDHAGVIQPLKRRYPNLQLIGNAKTLSLLKVFHRIESDTIEIREEETLDIGGHVLSFHPIPMVHWPESMVTFDTTTKTLFSNDAFGGYGAHEGSLFDDERSRDRWEGEMLRYYATIVARYSSMVQTALKKLSSLDIKAIFPAHGTLFRTDVNQVVSLYDRWSKHETECGVVVVYGSMYGHTRRMADAVCCGISEGGVKNVHLYDAARSEHSLILSDIWRYAGMVLVGCTYNTTLFPPLDALCRKILNRMPKKRCLGIAGSYSWSKGALDALRTFSDEIKLDRIGPEVESCASPTDDDLEQCAVLGRNMAHAIAPVK